In Gimesia benthica, a single window of DNA contains:
- a CDS encoding alkaline phosphatase D family protein produces the protein MSASLTVMSPRLFLLGLLVFLVNDHQSSSAYGQQLDRKQGEMAGEVDTGSVILQSRLTAPELDKTGDVPGRAGVGRFEISTDKSFAKSRYTDWLTAKPESDFILKTKVTGLQPGTRYYYRLQFGETENKTETGPVNTFETLPAPETVAEMSFVVVTGMNYRAFYKGLAGRPAYKGKDRDLGFPALASILKLKPDFFVGTGDNVYYDHPYDNPARTPAELRKKWHEQFVQPRYVDLFANVPTYWEKDDHDFRHNDCDLSKKKREPGVELGLETFREQVPVVDPDESDPITYRTYRMGKLLQVWFTENRDYRSNNRDKDGPEKTIWGKKQRAWLQETLQNSDATFKVLISPTPMIGPDGKGKIDNHTNINGFRHERDSFFQWIKEQKLDQNGFYIVCGDRHWQYHSIHPTGVEEFSTGALVDANSRLGVAPGNKKGTDPEGLVKQPYTSNPASGGFLYVKVTPEKEDSKALLQFLFYDEQGKLLHQVNKTQPLKH, from the coding sequence ATGTCTGCCAGCCTCACTGTAATGTCGCCACGCCTGTTCCTACTTGGCCTGCTCGTATTTCTGGTGAATGATCACCAAAGCAGTTCCGCATACGGACAGCAGCTGGATCGTAAACAGGGAGAGATGGCAGGAGAGGTCGATACCGGTTCCGTTATACTCCAGTCTCGACTGACGGCTCCTGAACTGGACAAGACGGGCGATGTTCCCGGCAGAGCGGGTGTGGGGCGTTTTGAAATCTCGACGGACAAGAGTTTCGCCAAATCGCGTTATACGGACTGGCTGACGGCCAAACCCGAATCTGACTTTATCCTGAAAACAAAGGTGACAGGCCTCCAACCGGGAACCCGTTATTACTATCGCCTGCAGTTCGGCGAAACAGAAAACAAAACCGAAACGGGACCCGTCAATACATTTGAGACGCTTCCCGCACCCGAGACAGTAGCTGAAATGTCCTTCGTAGTCGTGACGGGAATGAATTATCGCGCCTTCTATAAAGGGCTCGCCGGGCGTCCCGCTTACAAGGGAAAAGATCGCGATCTGGGGTTTCCGGCACTGGCCAGCATCCTCAAGCTCAAACCGGACTTTTTCGTGGGTACCGGGGATAACGTCTACTACGATCACCCCTACGACAATCCCGCCAGGACCCCTGCCGAGCTGAGAAAGAAATGGCACGAACAGTTTGTGCAGCCTCGTTATGTCGACCTGTTTGCAAACGTGCCGACCTATTGGGAAAAGGACGACCACGATTTTCGGCACAACGACTGTGACTTATCAAAGAAGAAGCGTGAGCCGGGAGTCGAACTCGGACTGGAGACTTTTCGCGAACAGGTACCAGTCGTGGATCCGGATGAGAGTGATCCGATCACTTACCGTACCTATCGTATGGGCAAGCTGCTGCAGGTCTGGTTCACTGAAAACCGAGACTATCGCAGCAACAACCGCGACAAAGATGGTCCGGAGAAAACGATCTGGGGGAAGAAACAGCGTGCCTGGCTGCAGGAGACTTTGCAGAATTCAGACGCGACGTTCAAGGTGCTGATTTCTCCTACGCCAATGATCGGCCCCGACGGGAAAGGAAAAATTGATAACCACACCAACATCAATGGATTCCGCCACGAACGCGATTCGTTCTTTCAGTGGATTAAAGAGCAGAAGCTGGACCAGAACGGATTTTACATCGTGTGCGGCGACCGTCACTGGCAGTACCATTCGATTCATCCCACCGGAGTGGAAGAATTTTCCACCGGTGCTCTGGTTGATGCCAACTCGCGACTGGGAGTCGCCCCGGGAAACAAAAAGGGGACCGACCCGGAAGGCCTGGTCAAGCAGCCATACACTTCGAATCCGGCTTCGGGCGGTTTTCTGTATGTCAAAGTGACGCCGGAGAAGGAAGATTCGAAAGCTCTGCTCCAGTTTCTGTTTTATGACGAACAGGGTAAACTGCTGCACCAGGTCAATAAAACGCAGCCCCTGAAACACTGA
- a CDS encoding COG1361 family protein, whose protein sequence is MPQPENRNSKWNQSEELTSEAETEAVDSGEYSDLSDETAQEADWYSQEIDDDADEYDLSLKFEDFAPLWLQKAKSLYDSNPEWSVASALGVVALTLTTLLFLSMPAPSKEPVAAVPEAEIPFILEPTVTYQDFDSEPIDTRLEVEPDAALSVELMESEPLLVSFGELPNTLVEHAAPRERMPEFTLPDFNIPPEPPAAAPELAMNVQRIQIIEREMLDPAIDEPFLVEANPTAISNPQQLEPDDRLLFDRSWQRIDLVRADQQSEPAIRPTLYHERFPGGEHVQVGREQPQERSRQDHLTRVTAPRQQEELQIEIRKQAPQEGSSQKLFTYSILVKNGGSSPVYDVQVEETISPTASLVDLLPSAEVNQNLVTWKLPQLDAGEERELQVKVFPNQEGQVQTSSAIRLASNVTSATEITAPELALQVNGPEAVTAGEVFAMDFVVTNQGQQSQADVRLNLDLPEGLTHDQGRLLTFKIDQLAGNESRRLRARVKAVKTGQVTSQAVLVLQGRSLEEAALQQEVSAPAPQPEAKPAAPQQPAAPAKPATPTPAQPAPAIAPNCPCQPPVYYLPVPWMIP, encoded by the coding sequence ATGCCCCAGCCGGAAAACCGTAATTCGAAATGGAATCAGAGTGAGGAACTCACGTCTGAAGCGGAAACGGAAGCGGTCGACAGTGGGGAATACAGTGATCTCAGCGATGAGACTGCCCAGGAAGCGGACTGGTATTCACAGGAAATCGACGACGATGCCGACGAATACGACCTCTCCCTGAAATTCGAAGATTTTGCTCCCCTCTGGCTGCAGAAAGCCAAGTCATTATATGACAGTAACCCGGAATGGTCAGTGGCCTCTGCTCTGGGCGTCGTGGCACTGACTCTGACCACCCTGCTCTTTCTATCGATGCCCGCGCCTTCTAAAGAACCGGTGGCCGCAGTTCCTGAAGCGGAAATTCCCTTTATTCTGGAACCGACGGTCACATACCAGGACTTTGACTCGGAGCCCATTGATACACGTCTTGAAGTCGAACCGGACGCCGCTTTGTCTGTGGAGTTGATGGAGAGTGAACCGCTGCTGGTCTCTTTTGGAGAATTGCCAAACACTCTGGTAGAACACGCAGCACCCCGGGAAAGAATGCCGGAATTTACGCTGCCCGATTTCAACATCCCTCCCGAGCCTCCAGCGGCTGCGCCTGAACTGGCGATGAATGTTCAACGAATTCAGATCATCGAACGCGAGATGCTCGATCCTGCGATTGACGAACCATTTCTGGTAGAAGCGAACCCAACGGCGATATCGAATCCACAACAACTCGAACCAGATGACCGGCTGCTGTTTGATCGAAGTTGGCAGCGCATCGATCTCGTCCGGGCGGATCAACAGTCCGAGCCCGCCATTCGTCCCACCTTGTACCACGAACGCTTTCCGGGAGGAGAACATGTGCAGGTCGGACGCGAGCAACCACAGGAACGGAGCCGACAGGATCACCTCACACGCGTGACGGCACCACGTCAACAGGAAGAGCTCCAAATTGAAATCCGTAAGCAGGCTCCCCAGGAAGGGTCTTCTCAAAAACTGTTTACTTATTCCATTCTGGTTAAGAATGGAGGCAGCTCACCCGTTTATGATGTGCAGGTAGAAGAGACGATTTCTCCGACTGCGAGTCTGGTAGATCTTTTACCGTCGGCTGAGGTCAATCAGAATCTGGTCACCTGGAAACTGCCACAACTGGATGCCGGCGAAGAACGGGAACTGCAGGTGAAAGTCTTTCCGAATCAGGAAGGTCAGGTACAGACCAGTTCTGCGATCCGCCTGGCTTCGAATGTAACTTCGGCCACGGAAATTACCGCCCCCGAACTGGCTCTACAGGTCAATGGTCCCGAAGCGGTCACCGCTGGTGAAGTATTCGCGATGGACTTTGTGGTAACGAATCAGGGACAGCAGTCCCAGGCGGATGTGAGACTGAACCTGGATCTTCCTGAAGGGCTCACTCACGACCAGGGACGTCTGTTGACTTTCAAAATTGACCAGCTGGCGGGAAATGAATCTCGACGATTGCGTGCTCGAGTGAAAGCAGTAAAGACCGGACAGGTCACCTCACAGGCCGTGCTCGTCCTGCAGGGACGCTCGCTGGAAGAAGCCGCTTTGCAGCAGGAAGTCAGTGCTCCCGCTCCTCAACCAGAGGCCAAGCCAGCCGCACCACAGCAACCGGCTGCTCCCGCGAAGCCAGCTACTCCCACGCCAGCACAGCCGGCTCCTGCGATCGCTCCCAATTGCCCCTGTCAGCCGCCTGTCTATTATCTGCCTGTTCCCTGGATGATCCCCTGA
- a CDS encoding amidohydrolase family protein: MQSMNRRHFLKSASAGLVAAQTGLSWAAAEKTQELLPQKVVDTHTHFYDTSRPEGVPWPPKNSSLYRTVLPKDFVALKKYQPVNATVVVEASKLVEDNQWILDVAKDNPVIIGFVGRLTPGDPQFRQQLKRFAKNPIYKGIRVNHNLVEPGLSQPRFIDDLKFMADKGLQVDLNGGPVTLDAARKVAQQVPDLRIVVDHIGNVVIKGDEIDPEWRRYMEALADQKQVFIKVSALVEGASRHRPNNVPADVNYYRPTLDVIWNQIGIDRMIFGSNWPVSERAADYVTLQKILVDYLQDKGQAALDKVFWQNSKVAYRWDKYPGE; the protein is encoded by the coding sequence ATGCAATCCATGAATCGTCGTCACTTCCTGAAATCGGCTTCTGCAGGCTTAGTCGCTGCTCAGACTGGTCTGAGCTGGGCTGCTGCGGAGAAAACACAGGAATTACTGCCTCAGAAGGTTGTCGATACCCACACCCACTTCTACGATACCAGCCGGCCTGAAGGCGTTCCCTGGCCCCCGAAAAATTCATCGCTCTACCGGACCGTCCTTCCTAAAGACTTCGTGGCTCTGAAGAAGTACCAGCCGGTCAATGCGACGGTCGTTGTGGAGGCCAGTAAACTGGTCGAAGACAACCAGTGGATCCTCGATGTCGCGAAAGACAACCCGGTGATTATCGGCTTCGTCGGTCGTCTGACTCCCGGCGATCCCCAGTTTCGTCAGCAACTGAAACGGTTCGCTAAAAACCCGATCTACAAAGGCATCCGCGTGAATCATAACCTGGTCGAACCAGGACTCTCACAGCCGCGATTTATCGACGATCTGAAATTCATGGCCGACAAGGGCCTGCAGGTCGATCTCAACGGCGGACCAGTAACTCTGGATGCAGCCCGCAAGGTTGCCCAACAGGTTCCCGACCTGCGTATCGTTGTTGATCACATCGGCAACGTCGTGATCAAAGGGGACGAAATCGATCCGGAATGGCGGCGTTACATGGAAGCATTGGCTGATCAGAAGCAGGTCTTCATCAAGGTCTCTGCCCTGGTGGAAGGCGCCTCGCGTCATCGTCCGAATAATGTCCCCGCAGATGTGAACTATTACCGCCCGACGCTGGATGTCATCTGGAACCAGATTGGTATCGACCGCATGATCTTCGGCAGTAACTGGCCTGTCTCCGAAAGAGCCGCCGACTACGTGACGCTACAGAAAATTCTGGTCGATTATCTGCAGGACAAAGGGCAGGCAGCCCTCGATAAAGTCTTCTGGCAGAACTCCAAAGTCGCCTATCGCTGGGATAAATATCCGGGGGAATGA
- a CDS encoding glycosyltransferase: MEWIPVSSSQNRLHVFLPDSEHKSYPVELSVVIPTFNRADRLTELLNCWLKVDAATTVKYELIFCDDGSEDETVKILKSYQNQLPMQILANSHAGPAEARNSGIEAARGRRLLFLGDDIYPGTDLLNLHVRLGEELGDHVAIQGRVDWHPEQKQNHLLTHITEIGHEQFCFDQMPENSFVDYSHFYTCNVSVSSSLLSLESIKFDTRFYKVNFEDIELAYRLSSHGMQVFYAPSAHALHFHEYDVEGFSRRQETAGEMAYVFGVLHTEWDRWLGLYCYIDQYHNYLQVHGIQTQPQRQLPLVYQCCHHLEAKLKSHPDDDRLRKILSLVYLQLFKFKFIAGYLTQLEAYDKCSVEHFLYELCFGHDYYDGLERLVLDQLRDENELMNGTLLVQYYRRLLHFKLNQDDIRLANELISETLPAELRNWMVRPGLKKLAKKKTRAYLSQKLRFSEVWQHAPDGNQSSQEPNPPEHEQVQVTETPLAMLPVVNSLPRVAILSPLSISSDLIQDYQRELGASVLFLQKTDNGFQYQLEGATGVTTDLDSVHFDYILQVQNESELPLIFHIKNVLISLACSRDDYALISYSYEQGPTVGVQNLAAQLFLKRSLFFSPESLTTDRGCFLRLLPAPEGVQENSLEDLFAADSEHLQAINPNLKFNFGQPAPKIPSVLNLEHLRAPNDKPVVFVFPIIMAVGGAERNIIAVMQELQAKYHFVVITFDPHTSRGGSLHHQVQQFTDDIYDFAEIARVDDYLDLLQAFKRQFDPKLILVTNESNWFVSNSQKIRQIFQDVPIVDHQVYDQQAGWIQHYTDPGIQSFDRFVAINRKIESVMQTEKGISQERIRHIYHAVDTARIREFKRSKFDAATVCRKYGLPAGVDKYIHIARQTYQKRPLAFLEMVRSLQDAGRSECFIMVGDGDLRGDVDAYISTHQLKNVAHIPFVNNPLELIAVSRGMIFTSAFEGLPVAMLEALTLGVPVFSTDVGDIKVVLDEYQAGFTFPVEFSVREAVWYFHQFLAQRDRYAASLSQVKDQIIDRFSAETVSSQYDDLFQDCIQLKRAA, encoded by the coding sequence ATGGAATGGATTCCAGTGTCATCATCTCAAAACAGACTACATGTCTTTCTGCCAGACTCAGAACATAAGTCATACCCTGTTGAACTCAGTGTTGTGATCCCAACTTTTAACAGGGCAGATCGCCTTACGGAATTACTGAATTGCTGGCTGAAAGTAGATGCTGCGACCACTGTCAAATACGAACTGATTTTTTGCGATGATGGATCAGAAGATGAAACAGTAAAGATTCTCAAGTCTTATCAGAACCAGCTGCCGATGCAGATTCTGGCTAATTCGCATGCCGGCCCGGCAGAAGCCAGAAACAGCGGGATTGAGGCAGCCAGGGGGCGACGACTGCTCTTCCTCGGCGATGACATCTATCCGGGAACTGACCTGTTAAATCTGCATGTCAGGCTGGGGGAAGAATTGGGAGATCATGTTGCCATCCAGGGGCGAGTTGACTGGCATCCCGAACAGAAGCAGAATCATCTGCTGACCCATATTACGGAGATCGGGCACGAACAGTTTTGTTTTGATCAGATGCCGGAAAACAGTTTCGTCGACTACTCCCACTTCTATACCTGTAATGTCAGCGTTTCGAGCAGCCTGCTGTCGCTGGAATCAATCAAGTTCGATACGCGGTTTTACAAAGTCAATTTTGAAGATATTGAGCTGGCTTATCGACTGTCGTCACACGGCATGCAGGTATTCTATGCACCCTCAGCACACGCATTGCATTTTCATGAATATGACGTTGAAGGTTTTTCACGTCGGCAGGAAACTGCGGGAGAAATGGCTTATGTCTTCGGTGTGCTGCATACAGAGTGGGACCGTTGGCTGGGACTTTATTGCTACATCGATCAATATCACAATTATCTACAGGTTCATGGGATTCAAACGCAGCCGCAGCGACAGTTGCCACTGGTCTACCAATGTTGTCACCATCTGGAAGCAAAGCTGAAATCACATCCCGACGATGACAGGTTGAGAAAAATCCTGTCTCTGGTTTATCTCCAGCTTTTCAAGTTCAAATTCATCGCCGGGTATCTGACCCAGTTGGAAGCCTACGACAAATGCAGTGTTGAACATTTTCTCTATGAACTCTGTTTCGGTCATGACTATTACGATGGACTCGAACGTCTGGTTCTGGATCAGTTGAGAGATGAAAACGAACTGATGAACGGAACTCTGCTTGTCCAATATTATCGTCGTCTGCTTCATTTCAAATTAAATCAAGATGATATCAGGCTGGCCAACGAGCTGATCAGTGAGACCCTGCCAGCTGAGTTACGCAACTGGATGGTACGTCCCGGCTTGAAGAAACTGGCGAAGAAGAAAACCAGGGCGTATTTAAGCCAGAAACTGAGGTTTTCAGAAGTCTGGCAACATGCACCCGATGGAAATCAGAGTAGCCAGGAGCCAAACCCTCCAGAGCACGAACAGGTGCAGGTAACAGAAACGCCACTGGCCATGCTTCCCGTGGTAAACAGTCTTCCGCGTGTGGCGATCTTGTCACCACTCTCGATCTCGTCAGACTTGATTCAGGACTACCAGCGAGAATTAGGAGCTTCTGTCCTGTTTCTTCAGAAAACAGACAATGGTTTTCAATATCAACTGGAAGGTGCCACAGGAGTCACTACTGATTTAGACTCTGTCCATTTTGATTATATCCTGCAGGTTCAAAATGAGTCAGAGCTGCCTTTGATCTTTCACATCAAGAATGTTTTGATCTCACTGGCATGCTCACGGGATGATTATGCTCTCATTTCTTATTCCTATGAGCAGGGGCCAACGGTTGGTGTGCAAAATCTCGCGGCGCAGTTATTTCTGAAACGAAGTCTCTTTTTCTCCCCGGAGTCTCTGACAACCGACAGGGGATGTTTCCTGCGACTGTTGCCTGCTCCCGAGGGAGTACAGGAAAACTCCCTCGAAGATCTGTTTGCAGCTGATTCAGAACATCTGCAGGCGATCAATCCCAATCTGAAATTTAACTTTGGTCAACCCGCGCCAAAAATCCCGAGCGTGCTAAATCTGGAGCATCTGCGCGCACCGAATGATAAACCTGTGGTTTTTGTGTTTCCTATCATCATGGCAGTCGGTGGGGCAGAACGTAATATTATTGCAGTCATGCAGGAACTCCAGGCGAAATATCATTTCGTCGTGATTACGTTCGATCCACACACATCACGTGGCGGAAGTCTGCATCATCAGGTTCAGCAGTTTACAGACGATATTTATGACTTCGCAGAAATAGCCCGGGTGGATGATTACCTGGATCTGTTACAGGCATTTAAGCGTCAATTTGATCCGAAACTCATCCTCGTTACGAATGAATCTAACTGGTTTGTTTCCAACAGTCAGAAGATTCGCCAGATTTTTCAGGATGTGCCGATTGTCGATCACCAGGTCTACGATCAGCAGGCGGGGTGGATTCAACACTATACGGACCCGGGGATTCAGAGCTTCGATCGCTTTGTTGCCATCAATCGTAAAATTGAATCAGTGATGCAGACTGAGAAAGGAATTTCACAGGAGCGGATCAGGCATATTTATCATGCGGTCGATACTGCCCGCATTCGGGAGTTTAAGCGTTCGAAGTTCGATGCTGCTACGGTTTGCCGGAAGTATGGCCTGCCTGCAGGCGTCGATAAGTATATTCACATCGCACGGCAGACCTATCAGAAACGACCTCTCGCTTTTCTGGAAATGGTCAGGTCGCTTCAGGACGCAGGGCGGTCCGAATGTTTTATCATGGTGGGAGATGGCGATCTGAGAGGTGATGTCGACGCATATATCAGCACGCATCAACTGAAAAATGTGGCTCACATTCCCTTTGTGAATAATCCCCTGGAATTAATTGCCGTCTCGCGGGGCATGATCTTCACTTCCGCTTTTGAAGGCCTGCCGGTCGCAATGCTGGAAGCGCTTACCCTGGGAGTGCCGGTCTTTTCAACTGATGTAGGAGATATCAAAGTCGTGCTGGATGAATATCAGGCTGGATTCACTTTCCCCGTCGAGTTTAGTGTGCGGGAAGCAGTCTGGTATTTTCATCAGTTCCTGGCACAAAGGGACAGGTACGCAGCCAGTCTCAGTCAGGTCAAAGATCAGATTATCGATCGGTTCAGCGCAGAGACCGTCTCCTCACAATACGACGATCTCTTCCAGGATTGTATCCAGCTGAAACGAGCGGCTTGA
- a CDS encoding alpha/beta hydrolase: MKSRAYTSAFALLCFVISSVLPVLAEEKQGPLELPRVEASYHPPYYSTTYEQPDNPAEGQLQIGVTYTLWIPEGLKQVRGIIVHQHGCGEGSCKGSVTAAHDLHWQELARRNGCALLGPSFHQVQAQNCRLWCDPRNGSSQVFTDSLKKLAELSGHPEVATAPWCLWGHSGGGFWSSLMQMQYPERIVAIWFQSGTAFGYWTKGEIEAPTIPAAAMQIPMMANPGFKEKGHERFRRAWDGSLAMFKAYRAKGAPIGFAPDPQTGHETGDSRYLAIPFFDACLKLRLPDQVRSPLKKVNVEQGWLAPLNSQETPVPFDQYSGDKATAVWLPNKTVALAWLDFVKTGAVGDQTPPPAPTNVKVDSKTGTITWNAGTDFESGLQQFLVQRDGKTIGQVPEKPTNRFGRPLFQNMSYGDTPVLPLLKFQFVDKAAEPGQAHQYEVISVNTAGLKSR; encoded by the coding sequence ATGAAATCACGCGCTTACACCTCGGCATTTGCCCTGCTCTGTTTTGTCATCAGCTCTGTTCTACCTGTACTCGCTGAAGAGAAACAGGGACCACTGGAATTACCGCGGGTCGAGGCGTCTTACCATCCGCCCTATTATTCGACCACTTACGAGCAACCAGATAATCCTGCTGAAGGACAGCTGCAGATCGGCGTGACTTATACGCTCTGGATTCCCGAGGGACTCAAGCAGGTCCGCGGGATCATCGTACATCAGCACGGTTGCGGTGAAGGGTCCTGCAAGGGGAGTGTGACTGCCGCTCATGACCTGCACTGGCAGGAACTGGCCCGCCGCAACGGGTGTGCCCTGTTGGGACCGAGCTTCCACCAGGTACAGGCGCAGAACTGCAGACTGTGGTGTGATCCGCGGAACGGGTCCAGCCAGGTCTTCACCGACTCACTTAAGAAGCTGGCGGAGCTCTCCGGTCATCCGGAAGTTGCGACGGCTCCCTGGTGTCTCTGGGGCCATTCGGGAGGCGGGTTCTGGTCGAGCCTGATGCAGATGCAGTACCCCGAACGGATTGTCGCGATCTGGTTCCAGTCTGGTACCGCCTTTGGTTACTGGACGAAGGGTGAGATTGAGGCTCCCACGATTCCCGCAGCAGCGATGCAGATTCCAATGATGGCCAATCCGGGTTTCAAAGAGAAAGGACACGAACGGTTCCGTCGCGCCTGGGATGGTAGTCTGGCGATGTTCAAAGCCTATCGTGCCAAAGGGGCTCCCATCGGCTTTGCCCCGGATCCCCAGACGGGACACGAAACCGGGGACTCACGTTACCTGGCGATTCCCTTCTTCGACGCCTGCCTCAAGCTGCGGCTCCCGGACCAGGTGAGATCGCCGTTGAAAAAAGTGAATGTAGAACAAGGCTGGCTGGCACCATTGAACAGCCAAGAGACGCCGGTTCCCTTTGATCAGTATTCCGGTGATAAAGCAACAGCGGTCTGGTTGCCCAACAAAACCGTCGCACTGGCCTGGCTCGACTTTGTGAAAACCGGTGCTGTCGGAGATCAGACACCCCCGCCGGCACCGACCAACGTCAAAGTCGACTCAAAGACCGGCACTATCACCTGGAACGCGGGTACGGATTTTGAAAGCGGTCTGCAACAGTTTCTGGTCCAACGCGATGGAAAGACCATCGGCCAGGTTCCCGAAAAACCAACCAATCGCTTCGGGCGCCCGCTGTTTCAGAACATGAGCTACGGTGATACCCCCGTGCTGCCGCTGCTGAAGTTTCAGTTCGTGGACAAAGCCGCTGAGCCGGGGCAGGCGCATCAGTATGAGGTGATCTCCGTCAACACGGCTGGGCTGAAATCCAGGTAG
- a CDS encoding class I SAM-dependent methyltransferase — protein MSTTDEKLTKSFYDRISHSYDALADSNEHVAREKGLAALAVSEGETVLEIGYGTGHSLVALAEAVGESGQVCGVDISDGMQKVSEKRVAEAGLAERVKLSVANTPPLPFDDNTFDAVSMSFTLELFPLETIPEVLKEIRRVLKPGGRLGVVSMALPQEGEKDSFLEKTYKWMHQHFPHIVDCQPINAVGFLKEAGFEIKDENNLEIWTMPVAALVGVSPA, from the coding sequence ATGAGCACCACTGACGAAAAACTCACCAAGTCCTTCTACGATCGCATCAGCCATTCTTATGACGCGCTCGCCGATTCCAACGAGCACGTGGCGCGTGAAAAAGGGCTGGCAGCCCTGGCTGTTTCAGAGGGAGAGACAGTACTCGAAATCGGGTACGGCACCGGCCATTCGCTGGTCGCTTTGGCAGAAGCAGTGGGAGAGAGTGGCCAGGTCTGCGGAGTGGATATTTCCGATGGCATGCAGAAAGTCTCTGAAAAACGCGTGGCCGAGGCAGGTCTGGCTGAGCGGGTTAAACTGTCGGTCGCCAATACACCTCCGCTGCCCTTCGATGACAATACCTTCGATGCGGTTAGCATGAGCTTTACCCTGGAACTCTTTCCGCTGGAAACCATTCCGGAGGTACTGAAAGAAATCCGTCGGGTCCTGAAACCGGGAGGACGTCTGGGAGTGGTCTCAATGGCTCTCCCCCAGGAAGGGGAAAAAGACAGTTTCCTCGAGAAGACCTACAAATGGATGCACCAGCACTTCCCGCACATCGTGGACTGCCAGCCGATTAACGCTGTTGGCTTTCTGAAAGAGGCCGGCTTCGAAATCAAGGATGAAAACAACCTTGAAATCTGGACCATGCCGGTTGCAGCGCTGGTTGGCGTTTCCCCAGCCTGA
- the glgC gene encoding glucose-1-phosphate adenylyltransferase produces the protein MRNVLALILAGGKGSRLEPLTRDRAKPAVPFGGGYRIIDFTLSNCINSGLRRVLILTQYKAASLDRHINLGWRFLCRELNEFIDVLPPQQRIDEQWYQGTADAVYQNIYTIERARSDYILILSGDHIYKMDYSKLINDHRESGAEVTIGCIPVDRTEATQFGVMGVDDDMRVVKFEEKPASPAPMPTHPDKSLASMGIYVFNTNFLFERLCYDATQLDSAHDFGKNIIPSIIDDHLIRAYPFQDKNTGDGYYWRDVGTIDAYYEANMDLISVHPQLNLYDNTWPIRSYQAPDPPPKFVFAQSEGSKPRVGQAVDSMVCPGSIISGGRVSQSIISSNVRVNSWAEVDNSILFSGVNVGRHAKIRNAIIDKGVSIPKGCEIGYDLEQDKKRGFTVSESGIVVIGKMDGFPEEG, from the coding sequence ATGCGGAATGTCCTGGCATTGATACTGGCAGGAGGCAAGGGATCGCGTCTTGAGCCTCTCACCCGGGATCGGGCGAAACCTGCGGTACCGTTTGGAGGCGGTTACCGGATTATCGATTTTACCCTTTCCAACTGTATCAACAGTGGACTGCGGCGGGTTCTGATTCTGACCCAGTACAAGGCAGCCAGTCTCGACCGTCATATTAACCTGGGCTGGCGATTCCTCTGTCGGGAGTTGAATGAGTTCATCGATGTTCTGCCTCCCCAGCAGAGAATTGACGAACAGTGGTACCAGGGAACCGCTGACGCCGTCTATCAGAATATTTATACCATCGAACGCGCCCGTTCCGATTACATTCTGATCCTCTCCGGCGATCACATTTATAAAATGGATTACTCAAAACTGATCAACGATCACCGTGAATCAGGGGCCGAAGTCACTATCGGGTGTATTCCTGTGGACCGCACCGAAGCAACCCAGTTCGGCGTCATGGGAGTCGATGATGACATGCGGGTCGTCAAGTTCGAAGAAAAACCCGCTTCCCCCGCCCCGATGCCGACTCATCCGGATAAGAGTCTGGCTTCGATGGGGATTTATGTCTTCAACACCAACTTTCTGTTTGAGCGCCTCTGCTACGACGCCACTCAGCTCGACAGCGCGCACGATTTTGGTAAGAACATCATTCCCTCGATCATTGATGACCACCTGATCCGTGCCTATCCCTTCCAGGATAAAAACACCGGCGACGGCTATTACTGGCGCGACGTAGGAACCATTGACGCTTACTACGAAGCCAATATGGACCTGATCTCCGTACATCCGCAGTTGAATCTCTACGATAATACCTGGCCGATTCGCTCGTACCAGGCACCCGATCCACCACCGAAGTTCGTCTTCGCTCAAAGCGAAGGTTCCAAGCCCCGCGTCGGGCAGGCGGTCGACAGTATGGTCTGTCCGGGGTCGATTATTTCCGGTGGCCGCGTGAGCCAGTCGATCATCTCCTCGAATGTCCGCGTCAACAGTTGGGCCGAGGTTGATAATTCGATTCTCTTCTCCGGCGTGAACGTCGGGCGACATGCCAAGATCCGGAATGCGATCATCGATAAAGGGGTTTCGATCCCCAAAGGCTGCGAGATCGGCTATGACCTGGAGCAGGATAAAAAACGGGGCTTTACCGTTTCTGAATCCGGTATCGTCGTAATCGGCAAGATGGATGGTTTCCCCGAAGAGGGTTGA